The genomic window gttttaagaaaGCAATCATACTGGAGAGGGCGGAGACCAGATGTCTGAATATCCAAATTCATCCAAACTCTATTGGTGGTTAAAAAACTTCTCCGCTACGCTTTAGTGGATTCTGGGCCCTAAGGCTTCAAAAAACCTACAATTTGGAAGCTAATCTTTCTGAATAAAAACAGAAAGAGTTTGACAATACTATCATTCCAGGCGTTGGACAGCTATGGAATAATCTGTTGTGAAtttgattgtttaaaaacaaatgcgACTGTATTACGACGGAATAAAGTTCTGTTTTGATTGGCGTGTGTCATCTAATAATGGTTGGAACTAAACTGGGAAGTTTTAAGTGAGTATCTTTTTaccttacgttttttttttatttttattagttattttttattattaaaaaaaatcgttgaaTATTATTCTGACTGTGAAATAATCACATAATACGTAAAATAGTGTGCTGAAGACATAAGTCAGTCCAATGTTATATTAAACTTTGATTTACCAAATCAATCTCATTCACACATTCTAATTACAAATCCATTCAATTATTATCATAACTAAACTCTGAACATCTACTACATTGTATGCATGCAATTTTGAACTGTAATACGCTACagataatgttgttttttgtaAGGATTTCTTTAGAAGGGCTTGGGACGCTTTAATGGATGCGCTCGCGTCTTTGCAGAAAGCATTCAGCACGGCTTGGACATCTATAACTGATGCTATCCACAGACCTCACAGGATAGTCCGTCTGGGGAAAAGAGGAAGTAAGTCAacacaatatattttactagcgacccgccccacatccttggcagtcgttacgggtagtcagaagccagtaagtctgacaccagtctaaccaaggggtatcggattgcccgggtaactgggttgaggggttcagataggcagtcgcttcttgtaaagcactggtactcagctgaatcctgttagactggaagccgaccctaacatagttgggaaaaaggctcggaggatgtgtGGGCCTTTACCACTCTTTAAAAATTAACACATGTAAAAATTTTCAGGATTGAAAACTTTACCCACTCAAGCAACTGAAAGGACAGAACCGCCCCCCACTACACAGCCTTTCAAGTTTTTGAGAATCAGTACGGAAGGTCCTCGGGTGACCATTCCGTTAATAACGTCACCAAGTTTCAGGACTTTCGGAGATTGGAGGAGGATGCAGAACGCACATTATGTTGTGAACAAGAAGAACAGATTTGATGGTAAGTAATAGATGTTGTGGGCTTCAAACTATAGTGTGGCTGGAGAATTCCTATTTTTCAGGATGTAAAAATCTAAATGTAGTATCTTTCTGTGTCTTTCTGTGCGTGTGTGACCTTAAAATGATTGAAATGTTCTATTAAGTtgtttataaactaaaaaagaaacaatgttaTGACTTGATAGTTTCATATTGTATATAACGACAACAAGTAGTTTTGCTATGTATTTTAAATCGTAAGAAAAAAAGTGCTGGTtaaatttaaaaacacattatttgCACATAAGTCCCTATAGTTTGAAGCCtgcaaatgttttttaaaaaataatttaagtacctaatgtatttttcaggtaggtcgtactaatattatatgtatagcaGATTTAAAGGCCAGATTTCCCAAAAATCTATTTGAGTACACTCTTTCTATGCTTCCTTtacatacttatgtaggtacgtacgtGTAGGTAGGTTTATTggtattatttgaatatttaaatataaagattcgtttaattaataaatattaattataatgattGTATCTTCATTGCTTTCAGATATGAGTAAGttaaatatacaatgtgtcccggggataagtgaccgcccgaaattttttgaatatttgtacaaaattaagg from Helicoverpa armigera isolate CAAS_96S chromosome 2, ASM3070526v1, whole genome shotgun sequence includes these protein-coding regions:
- the LOC110376514 gene encoding uncharacterized protein LOC110376514 isoform X4 is translated as MRLFMTISLILLCLVDKSYGGFKDFLTNLPSEVAKAFSTAWTSITDAIHRPHRIVRLGKRGRLKTLPTQATERTEPPPTTQPFKFLRISTEGPRVTIPLITSPSFRTFGDWRRMQNAHYVVNKKNRFDDRDPDIIFLQTPKPETDRYYINDYQTEETFVPLLYI